ACCCGGCCGCAGTCGCGAACCTTCGCCCTGTCGCAAAGTGCCTCGCTGGAACCCTCACAACCCTGAGGAACATGGGGCTTTCGATGGAGAGGACGACGTGCGTGGGACATTCGTTGGGTGCGCATATTTGCGGAGTTATGGCGAATTATCTGCTCTTTCGACTCCGATCCATCGTCGGACTCGACCCCGCCCGACCGTTGGTCAGGCCAGGACTAGTCAACAGGCTTGACAGCGGCGACGCGGACTTTGTAGAAGTGATACACACTAACGCCGGTTACTATGGAGAAATGGGGCGAGTCGGTCATGTCGACTTTTGTGTCAACGGGGGAAAACTTCAGCCCTTCTGCGAGAACCGAAGGAATGATCAACTTTGCAGTCACGTCTGGGTGGTTTGTTACATGGCCCACAGCATCGATGGGGATACTGAGCTCATGGCGGAACCTTGTTCAAGATGGTGTCCTGCTGGGCCAAGAATCATACAGAGAAGTGGGAGTGCCTTGATCATGGGACAGCATACGCCGAGAAATGTCAGAGGATCCTTTTGCTTGACCAGCGTCAATCCCCCCTATTGTCCTAGGAACGGCCACGTTAGAGGAGATGAGAGATGTTGCGTCTGATTTGGGGGAGGGGGGTTAAATCGGTTTCGCACTGTTATTATTGCACGACGGGCGATGTGTGACATATGAGGGGTACCGTTTTTCTCGGAGTTCTACGTGGAAACTTTCTGCAGATTATAGCAATGCAGGTAAACTTAACGATACGTAGCGATTTCTCGGCATATTTGAAGTAATTGACCAGTCACCGCCTTTCATATTTCCCGATTGGACTGGAGTCCGTTATATCCGGACTTCTGTATAAGAACGAACGcagttatttattattcaaagtgTATCCGCGGGGAAAACCATGCATACGCAATAGCGCGAGAATACCGCTATTTGCTCTGAAAAGTGTCTCTTGTGTTACATTTAATCACTGTTGTACCCGGGAAAAACAGctgtaaatgaataaataggTATATAGTTATACATGGCAGTTCATACActcaaaaaaagttttgttatCATTACCAAAGTTTGGTTACccgaacaaaaaagttttgttaGTTTTCAGTCAACaaaagtttttgttttgtatgcaaaaaaatgttgtttaaTTTGATACCCGTAACCAATTTATTTGGTACGGACAACAGTAGAATTAGGTGATTGTAACAAACTGTCTTTGacaaaatacttttgtaaGTATAACAAAATATGGCATTTGCAGAATTTTTGTTACAATAACAAAATACTTTGGTTCTAGTTACAGGATGTAAATTTGCTGTTAGAACAGAATGATATATTGTTCATGCTACCAAATACAATAACTTTTTAGTATTTGATGCATA
The Neodiprion lecontei isolate iyNeoLeco1 chromosome 3, iyNeoLeco1.1, whole genome shotgun sequence DNA segment above includes these coding regions:
- the LOC107227279 gene encoding phospholipase A1 member A-like; amino-acid sequence: MRNSKVLFAAMCHAAILQLIQETSAAKGPIREAIQSGQAAEYDKDDCAWRRGNDRDLCPDPDVHVFLYAPGHPKRKLEIDQSDWLRREPYNPRLENAFVIHGYAGGDDTLPIAVLRDAYLRNGSYNVFMVDWGALCAAPCYPAAVANLRPVAKCLAGTLTTLRNMGLSMERTTCVGHSLGAHICGVMANYLLFRLRSIVGLDPARPLVRPGLVNRLDSGDADFVEVIHTNAGYYGEMGRVGHVDFCVNGGKLQPFCENRRNDQLCSHVWVVCYMAHSIDGDTELMAEPCSRWCPAGPRIIQRSGSALIMGQHTPRNVRGSFCLTSVNPPYCPRNGHVRGDERCCV